Proteins encoded within one genomic window of Natator depressus isolate rNatDep1 chromosome 1, rNatDep2.hap1, whole genome shotgun sequence:
- the LOC141999993 gene encoding olfactory receptor 52R1-like produces the protein MQRTPFCLRVGHLLPYSMSDSNTTHFTNPSTFILLGIPGLEVAHVWISIPFSIMYVVAIFGNFTILFIVKTEPSLHGPMYYFLCMLAVTDLVLSMSILPKTLSIFWFNSREIDFSACLTQMYFLHCFVVMESGIFVAMALDRYVAICNPLRHSTILRNSVVAKIGLAVVLRGGMIILPSFLLARQWPYCRTNIIPHTHCEHMAVMKLACADTRVTSYYGLFVIFSVMGLDGIFIAVSYIQILRAIFSLSIKDTLLKTFGTCGSHLCATLAFYIPALFSFLTYRFGHNVPLYFHVLIGNVYLLVPPMINPIIYGVRTKQIRDRLLQLITHKEAKFFSSCFGSQTHFHVDLGGELVLGPLP, from the coding sequence ATGCAGAGGACACCGTTCTGCCTCAGGGTTGGACACCTTCTCCcctactccatgtcagattccaacacaactcacttcaccaacccctccaccttcatcctgctgggcattcctggcctggaggtGGCCCacgtctggatctccatccccttctccaTCATGTACGTCGTAGCCATTTTtgggaacttcaccatcctgttcatTGTAAAGACAGAGCCGAGCCTGcatgggcccatgtactatttcctctgcatgctggccgtCACTGACCTGGTCCTGTCTATGTCCATCCTGCCCAAAActctgagcatcttctggttcaattccagggaaatagatttcagtgcctgcctcacccagatgtacttcCTTCACTGCTTTGTAGTGATGGAGTCTGGGATCTTCGTGGCCATGGCTTTGGATCGCTATGTGGCCATCTGCAATCCCCTGAGGCATTCCACCATCCTGAGAAACTCCGTGGTGGCCAAGATCGGCCTAGCCGTGGTGCTGCGGGGTGGCATGATCATACTGCCCTCTTTCCTCCTAGCAAGGcagtggccatattgcagaaccaacatcattCCCCACACGCACTGCGAACACATGGCTGTGATGAAGCTGGCCTGCGCTGACACCCGCGTGACTAGTTACTACGGCCTCTTTGTGATATTCAGTGTGATGGGTCTGGATGGGATTTTTATTGCTGTGTCCTATAtccagatcctcagggccatcttcagcctctCCATAAAGGACACCCTGCTCAAGACTTTTGGGACCTGCGGCTCTCACCTCTGTGCCACCTTAGCCTTTTACATCccagctctcttctccttcctcacaTACCGTTTTGGCCACAATGTGCCCCTGTATTTCCACGTTCTCATTGGCAACGTGTACCTCCTGGTGCCCCCCATGATAAACCCTATTATCTATGGAGTGAGGACCAAACAGATCCGGGACAGGCTTCTCCAGCTCATTACTCATAAAGAGGCTAAATTTTTCTCTTCGTGCTTTGGCTCTCAGACCCATTTCCATGTAGATCTGGGTGGTGAGCTGGTGCTGGGCCCTCTTCCTTGA